A single genomic interval of Oncorhynchus tshawytscha isolate Ot180627B linkage group LG15, Otsh_v2.0, whole genome shotgun sequence harbors:
- the LOC112214406 gene encoding lamina-associated polypeptide 2, isoforms beta/gamma isoform X1, with product MPEYLEDPSVLTKDKLKSELLANNVALPTGDQRKDVYVRLYLKNLTVQNNKILSTDAFSSDEELLVPVVSNKSRSGRKATRKTDKPRPEDLDVTELTSEGLKDELLKYGINVGPIVASTRKLYERRLQKLLDQGPPETVALPVVITQVDSNHNGNSDSDRYSDKEEEVTTEPEPVPVPMVEKPVRSRGKTPVTTRTRSSQHNRIYAPEEDDDDLEEEHPVLNIKRPLRRSSHRVDQMVPASDDTDVSELSAGEGVLHPPREAKTKAPLLLEVLKEPKPILAEKPSSKSTPLLHGLAHAQSTRTIHQVVLTARAESPSPRLTQLCCEEDGGLPLTLTTKAPSSELNTLLNTALLEDPAPSIHAPVGQSIRPLKQWPLGVPQEVRPLQVANSSPLPRLSGNDPLASFTVRPQDQRKSKNDLEPKWKQQKNTPFLSSVTPVRGQDSVSSSISKEPWVEKIAAGEQTPNRVDEKNILKEMFPYETNTPTGINATCRRPIRGAAGRPLKSGDLWTDETLLRSSHSSYTESRTATVHRVPTLPPSTSLLTSVAPPAGKAIAPPHGLPVWLKLLLLGIVAGFIFFIYQTMETNAMAPFGGSSDSMQTSGSEVRK from the exons ATGCCGGAATATCTGGAGGACCCCTCTGTTCTCACCAAAGATAAACTCAAGAGCGAGCTTTTGGCCAACAATGTTGCTCTCCCAACCGGAGACCAGCGAAAGGACGTTTATGTGCGTCTGTATCTGAAAAACTTGACCGTGCAGAACAACAAGATCCTATCTACAGACGCCTTCTCCAGCGACGAGGAGTTGCTTGTCCCGGTAGTGTCAAACAAAAGTCGCTCGGGCAGG AAAGCCACGAGGAAAACAGACAAGCCTCGGCCAGAGGACCTGGATGTGACTGAGCTGACCAGTGAGGGCCTGAAGGATGAGTTGCTCAAATATGGAATCAACGTAGGACCCATCGTGG CCTCAACCCGTAAGCTGTATGAGAGAAGGCTCCAGAAGCTGTTGGACCAGGGTCCTCCTGAGACCGTGGCTTTACCGGTGGTCATCACTCAGGTAGACAGCAACCACAACGGCAACTCTGACTCAGACCGTTACAGCGACAAGGAAGAAG AGGTGACTACAGAACCAGAGCCTGTCCCAGTCCCCATGGTGGAGAAACCTGTCAGAAGCAGAGGGAAGACCCCAGTCACCACCAGGACCCGCAGCAGCCAGCACAACCGG ATCTATGCTccggaggaggatgatgatgatcttGAGGAAGAGCATCCTGTGTTGAACATAAAGAGACCATTGAGGAGATCGTCTCATAGAGTCGACCAGATGGTCCCTGCAAGCGATGATACT GATGTCTCTGAGCTATCAGCTGGTGAGGGAGTTCTTCACCCTCCAAGAGAGGCAAAGACCAAGGCACCTCTGCTTCTG GAAGTCCTTAAGGAACCTAAGCCTATATTGGCAGAGAAGCCAAGCTCTAAGTCCACTCCCTTACTGCATGGCCTAGCCCATGCCCAGTCCACTCGGACTATCCATCAGGTTGTCCTAACAGCCAGGGCCGAGTCTCCATCACCCAGACTGACTCAG CTGTGCTGTGAGGAGGATGGTGGTCTTCCTCTCACTCTGACTACGAAAGCTCCCAGTAGTGAGCTAAACACCCTACTCAATACAGCTCTTTTAGAG GATCCTGCACCAAGTATCCATGCTCCAGTAGGACAGAGCATAAGACCCCTGAAACAATGGCCTCTG GGGGTACCACAGGAAGTCCGCCCGCTCCAAGTAGCCAACTCTTCCCCACTACCTCGTTTGTCTGGAAATGACCCCTTGGCCTCCTTCACCGTCAGGCCT CAGGATCAGCGTAAGTCTAAAAATGACCTCGAACCTAAGTGGAaacagcagaaaaacacccccttcctctcctctgtgaccCCAGTGAGGGGGCAGGACAGTGTCTCCTCGAGTATCTCTAAGGAGCCATGG GTGGAGAAGATAGCAGCTGGTGAGCAGACACCCAACAGGGTGGATGAGAAGAATATCCTGAAGGAGATGTTCCCCTACGAGACCAACACTCCAACAGGAATCAA cGCCACCTGTCGACGGCCCATCCGAGGGGCAGCCGGCAGGCCCCTAAAGTCTGGTGACCTGTGGACAGATGAGACCCTCCTGCGCTCCTCTCACTCTTCCTACACAGAGAGCCGCACCGCCACCGTCCACAGAGTCCCCACCCTGCCCCCCTCTACCAGCCTGTTAACGTCAGTGGCACCCCCTGCTGGAAAGGCCATAGCACCACCCCATGGCCTGCCTGTCTGGCTGAAGCTGCTGCTCCTCGGCATTGTAGCTGGCTTCATATTCTTCATCTACCAGACCATGGAGACCAACGCTATGGCCCCCTTCGGAGGGTCCTCAGATTCCATGCAGACCAGTGGCAGTGAGGTCCGCAAGTGA
- the LOC112214406 gene encoding lamina-associated polypeptide 2, isoforms beta/gamma isoform X2 — MPEYLEDPSVLTKDKLKSELLANNVALPTGDQRKDVYVRLYLKNLTVQNNKILSTDAFSSDEELLVPVVSNKSRSGRKATRKTDKPRPEDLDVTELTSEGLKDELLKYGINVGPIVASTRKLYERRLQKLLDQGPPETVALPVVITQVDSNHNGNSDSDRYSDKEEEVTTEPEPVPVPMVEKPVRSRGKTPVTTRTRSSQHNRIYAPEEDDDDLEEEHPVLNIKRPLRRSSHRVDQMVPASDDTDVSELSAGEGVLHPPREAKTKAPLLLEVLKEPKPILAEKPSSKSTPLLHGLAHAQSTRTIHQVVLTARAESPSPRLTQLCCEEDGGLPLTLTTKAPSSELNTLLNTALLEDPAPSIHAPVGQSIRPLKQWPLGVPQEVRPLQVANSSPLPRLSGNDPLASFTVRPDQRKSKNDLEPKWKQQKNTPFLSSVTPVRGQDSVSSSISKEPWVEKIAAGEQTPNRVDEKNILKEMFPYETNTPTGINATCRRPIRGAAGRPLKSGDLWTDETLLRSSHSSYTESRTATVHRVPTLPPSTSLLTSVAPPAGKAIAPPHGLPVWLKLLLLGIVAGFIFFIYQTMETNAMAPFGGSSDSMQTSGSEVRK; from the exons ATGCCGGAATATCTGGAGGACCCCTCTGTTCTCACCAAAGATAAACTCAAGAGCGAGCTTTTGGCCAACAATGTTGCTCTCCCAACCGGAGACCAGCGAAAGGACGTTTATGTGCGTCTGTATCTGAAAAACTTGACCGTGCAGAACAACAAGATCCTATCTACAGACGCCTTCTCCAGCGACGAGGAGTTGCTTGTCCCGGTAGTGTCAAACAAAAGTCGCTCGGGCAGG AAAGCCACGAGGAAAACAGACAAGCCTCGGCCAGAGGACCTGGATGTGACTGAGCTGACCAGTGAGGGCCTGAAGGATGAGTTGCTCAAATATGGAATCAACGTAGGACCCATCGTGG CCTCAACCCGTAAGCTGTATGAGAGAAGGCTCCAGAAGCTGTTGGACCAGGGTCCTCCTGAGACCGTGGCTTTACCGGTGGTCATCACTCAGGTAGACAGCAACCACAACGGCAACTCTGACTCAGACCGTTACAGCGACAAGGAAGAAG AGGTGACTACAGAACCAGAGCCTGTCCCAGTCCCCATGGTGGAGAAACCTGTCAGAAGCAGAGGGAAGACCCCAGTCACCACCAGGACCCGCAGCAGCCAGCACAACCGG ATCTATGCTccggaggaggatgatgatgatcttGAGGAAGAGCATCCTGTGTTGAACATAAAGAGACCATTGAGGAGATCGTCTCATAGAGTCGACCAGATGGTCCCTGCAAGCGATGATACT GATGTCTCTGAGCTATCAGCTGGTGAGGGAGTTCTTCACCCTCCAAGAGAGGCAAAGACCAAGGCACCTCTGCTTCTG GAAGTCCTTAAGGAACCTAAGCCTATATTGGCAGAGAAGCCAAGCTCTAAGTCCACTCCCTTACTGCATGGCCTAGCCCATGCCCAGTCCACTCGGACTATCCATCAGGTTGTCCTAACAGCCAGGGCCGAGTCTCCATCACCCAGACTGACTCAG CTGTGCTGTGAGGAGGATGGTGGTCTTCCTCTCACTCTGACTACGAAAGCTCCCAGTAGTGAGCTAAACACCCTACTCAATACAGCTCTTTTAGAG GATCCTGCACCAAGTATCCATGCTCCAGTAGGACAGAGCATAAGACCCCTGAAACAATGGCCTCTG GGGGTACCACAGGAAGTCCGCCCGCTCCAAGTAGCCAACTCTTCCCCACTACCTCGTTTGTCTGGAAATGACCCCTTGGCCTCCTTCACCGTCAGGCCT GATCAGCGTAAGTCTAAAAATGACCTCGAACCTAAGTGGAaacagcagaaaaacacccccttcctctcctctgtgaccCCAGTGAGGGGGCAGGACAGTGTCTCCTCGAGTATCTCTAAGGAGCCATGG GTGGAGAAGATAGCAGCTGGTGAGCAGACACCCAACAGGGTGGATGAGAAGAATATCCTGAAGGAGATGTTCCCCTACGAGACCAACACTCCAACAGGAATCAA cGCCACCTGTCGACGGCCCATCCGAGGGGCAGCCGGCAGGCCCCTAAAGTCTGGTGACCTGTGGACAGATGAGACCCTCCTGCGCTCCTCTCACTCTTCCTACACAGAGAGCCGCACCGCCACCGTCCACAGAGTCCCCACCCTGCCCCCCTCTACCAGCCTGTTAACGTCAGTGGCACCCCCTGCTGGAAAGGCCATAGCACCACCCCATGGCCTGCCTGTCTGGCTGAAGCTGCTGCTCCTCGGCATTGTAGCTGGCTTCATATTCTTCATCTACCAGACCATGGAGACCAACGCTATGGCCCCCTTCGGAGGGTCCTCAGATTCCATGCAGACCAGTGGCAGTGAGGTCCGCAAGTGA
- the LOC112214406 gene encoding lamina-associated polypeptide 2, isoforms beta/gamma isoform X3, which produces MPEYLEDPSVLTKDKLKSELLANNVALPTGDQRKDVYVRLYLKNLTVQNNKILSTDAFSSDEELLVPVVSNKSRSGRKATRKTDKPRPEDLDVTELTSEGLKDELLKYGINVGPIVASTRKLYERRLQKLLDQGPPETVALPVVITQVDSNHNGNSDSDRYSDKEEEVTTEPEPVPVPMVEKPVRSRGKTPVTTRTRSSQHNRIYAPEEDDDDLEEEHPVLNIKRPLRRSSHRVDQMVPASDDTDVSELSAGEGVLHPPREAKTKAPLLLEVLKEPKPILAEKPSSKSTPLLHGLAHAQSTRTIHQVVLTARAESPSPRLTQLCCEEDGGLPLTLTTKAPSSELNTLLNTALLEDPAPSIHAPVGQSIRPLKQWPLEVRPLQVANSSPLPRLSGNDPLASFTVRPQDQRKSKNDLEPKWKQQKNTPFLSSVTPVRGQDSVSSSISKEPWVEKIAAGEQTPNRVDEKNILKEMFPYETNTPTGINATCRRPIRGAAGRPLKSGDLWTDETLLRSSHSSYTESRTATVHRVPTLPPSTSLLTSVAPPAGKAIAPPHGLPVWLKLLLLGIVAGFIFFIYQTMETNAMAPFGGSSDSMQTSGSEVRK; this is translated from the exons ATGCCGGAATATCTGGAGGACCCCTCTGTTCTCACCAAAGATAAACTCAAGAGCGAGCTTTTGGCCAACAATGTTGCTCTCCCAACCGGAGACCAGCGAAAGGACGTTTATGTGCGTCTGTATCTGAAAAACTTGACCGTGCAGAACAACAAGATCCTATCTACAGACGCCTTCTCCAGCGACGAGGAGTTGCTTGTCCCGGTAGTGTCAAACAAAAGTCGCTCGGGCAGG AAAGCCACGAGGAAAACAGACAAGCCTCGGCCAGAGGACCTGGATGTGACTGAGCTGACCAGTGAGGGCCTGAAGGATGAGTTGCTCAAATATGGAATCAACGTAGGACCCATCGTGG CCTCAACCCGTAAGCTGTATGAGAGAAGGCTCCAGAAGCTGTTGGACCAGGGTCCTCCTGAGACCGTGGCTTTACCGGTGGTCATCACTCAGGTAGACAGCAACCACAACGGCAACTCTGACTCAGACCGTTACAGCGACAAGGAAGAAG AGGTGACTACAGAACCAGAGCCTGTCCCAGTCCCCATGGTGGAGAAACCTGTCAGAAGCAGAGGGAAGACCCCAGTCACCACCAGGACCCGCAGCAGCCAGCACAACCGG ATCTATGCTccggaggaggatgatgatgatcttGAGGAAGAGCATCCTGTGTTGAACATAAAGAGACCATTGAGGAGATCGTCTCATAGAGTCGACCAGATGGTCCCTGCAAGCGATGATACT GATGTCTCTGAGCTATCAGCTGGTGAGGGAGTTCTTCACCCTCCAAGAGAGGCAAAGACCAAGGCACCTCTGCTTCTG GAAGTCCTTAAGGAACCTAAGCCTATATTGGCAGAGAAGCCAAGCTCTAAGTCCACTCCCTTACTGCATGGCCTAGCCCATGCCCAGTCCACTCGGACTATCCATCAGGTTGTCCTAACAGCCAGGGCCGAGTCTCCATCACCCAGACTGACTCAG CTGTGCTGTGAGGAGGATGGTGGTCTTCCTCTCACTCTGACTACGAAAGCTCCCAGTAGTGAGCTAAACACCCTACTCAATACAGCTCTTTTAGAG GATCCTGCACCAAGTATCCATGCTCCAGTAGGACAGAGCATAAGACCCCTGAAACAATGGCCTCTG GAAGTCCGCCCGCTCCAAGTAGCCAACTCTTCCCCACTACCTCGTTTGTCTGGAAATGACCCCTTGGCCTCCTTCACCGTCAGGCCT CAGGATCAGCGTAAGTCTAAAAATGACCTCGAACCTAAGTGGAaacagcagaaaaacacccccttcctctcctctgtgaccCCAGTGAGGGGGCAGGACAGTGTCTCCTCGAGTATCTCTAAGGAGCCATGG GTGGAGAAGATAGCAGCTGGTGAGCAGACACCCAACAGGGTGGATGAGAAGAATATCCTGAAGGAGATGTTCCCCTACGAGACCAACACTCCAACAGGAATCAA cGCCACCTGTCGACGGCCCATCCGAGGGGCAGCCGGCAGGCCCCTAAAGTCTGGTGACCTGTGGACAGATGAGACCCTCCTGCGCTCCTCTCACTCTTCCTACACAGAGAGCCGCACCGCCACCGTCCACAGAGTCCCCACCCTGCCCCCCTCTACCAGCCTGTTAACGTCAGTGGCACCCCCTGCTGGAAAGGCCATAGCACCACCCCATGGCCTGCCTGTCTGGCTGAAGCTGCTGCTCCTCGGCATTGTAGCTGGCTTCATATTCTTCATCTACCAGACCATGGAGACCAACGCTATGGCCCCCTTCGGAGGGTCCTCAGATTCCATGCAGACCAGTGGCAGTGAGGTCCGCAAGTGA
- the LOC112214406 gene encoding lamina-associated polypeptide 2, isoforms beta/gamma isoform X4, whose translation MPEYLEDPSVLTKDKLKSELLANNVALPTGDQRKDVYVRLYLKNLTVQNNKILSTDAFSSDEELLVPVVSNKSRSGRKATRKTDKPRPEDLDVTELTSEGLKDELLKYGINVGPIVASTRKLYERRLQKLLDQGPPETVALPVVITQVDSNHNGNSDSDRYSDKEEEVTTEPEPVPVPMVEKPVRSRGKTPVTTRTRSSQHNRIYAPEEDDDDLEEEHPVLNIKRPLRRSSHRVDQMVPASDDTDVSELSAGEGVLHPPREAKTKAPLLLEVLKEPKPILAEKPSSKSTPLLHGLAHAQSTRTIHQVVLTARAESPSPRLTQLCCEEDGGLPLTLTTKAPSSELNTLLNTALLEDPAPSIHAPVGQSIRPLKQWPLEVRPLQVANSSPLPRLSGNDPLASFTVRPDQRKSKNDLEPKWKQQKNTPFLSSVTPVRGQDSVSSSISKEPWVEKIAAGEQTPNRVDEKNILKEMFPYETNTPTGINATCRRPIRGAAGRPLKSGDLWTDETLLRSSHSSYTESRTATVHRVPTLPPSTSLLTSVAPPAGKAIAPPHGLPVWLKLLLLGIVAGFIFFIYQTMETNAMAPFGGSSDSMQTSGSEVRK comes from the exons ATGCCGGAATATCTGGAGGACCCCTCTGTTCTCACCAAAGATAAACTCAAGAGCGAGCTTTTGGCCAACAATGTTGCTCTCCCAACCGGAGACCAGCGAAAGGACGTTTATGTGCGTCTGTATCTGAAAAACTTGACCGTGCAGAACAACAAGATCCTATCTACAGACGCCTTCTCCAGCGACGAGGAGTTGCTTGTCCCGGTAGTGTCAAACAAAAGTCGCTCGGGCAGG AAAGCCACGAGGAAAACAGACAAGCCTCGGCCAGAGGACCTGGATGTGACTGAGCTGACCAGTGAGGGCCTGAAGGATGAGTTGCTCAAATATGGAATCAACGTAGGACCCATCGTGG CCTCAACCCGTAAGCTGTATGAGAGAAGGCTCCAGAAGCTGTTGGACCAGGGTCCTCCTGAGACCGTGGCTTTACCGGTGGTCATCACTCAGGTAGACAGCAACCACAACGGCAACTCTGACTCAGACCGTTACAGCGACAAGGAAGAAG AGGTGACTACAGAACCAGAGCCTGTCCCAGTCCCCATGGTGGAGAAACCTGTCAGAAGCAGAGGGAAGACCCCAGTCACCACCAGGACCCGCAGCAGCCAGCACAACCGG ATCTATGCTccggaggaggatgatgatgatcttGAGGAAGAGCATCCTGTGTTGAACATAAAGAGACCATTGAGGAGATCGTCTCATAGAGTCGACCAGATGGTCCCTGCAAGCGATGATACT GATGTCTCTGAGCTATCAGCTGGTGAGGGAGTTCTTCACCCTCCAAGAGAGGCAAAGACCAAGGCACCTCTGCTTCTG GAAGTCCTTAAGGAACCTAAGCCTATATTGGCAGAGAAGCCAAGCTCTAAGTCCACTCCCTTACTGCATGGCCTAGCCCATGCCCAGTCCACTCGGACTATCCATCAGGTTGTCCTAACAGCCAGGGCCGAGTCTCCATCACCCAGACTGACTCAG CTGTGCTGTGAGGAGGATGGTGGTCTTCCTCTCACTCTGACTACGAAAGCTCCCAGTAGTGAGCTAAACACCCTACTCAATACAGCTCTTTTAGAG GATCCTGCACCAAGTATCCATGCTCCAGTAGGACAGAGCATAAGACCCCTGAAACAATGGCCTCTG GAAGTCCGCCCGCTCCAAGTAGCCAACTCTTCCCCACTACCTCGTTTGTCTGGAAATGACCCCTTGGCCTCCTTCACCGTCAGGCCT GATCAGCGTAAGTCTAAAAATGACCTCGAACCTAAGTGGAaacagcagaaaaacacccccttcctctcctctgtgaccCCAGTGAGGGGGCAGGACAGTGTCTCCTCGAGTATCTCTAAGGAGCCATGG GTGGAGAAGATAGCAGCTGGTGAGCAGACACCCAACAGGGTGGATGAGAAGAATATCCTGAAGGAGATGTTCCCCTACGAGACCAACACTCCAACAGGAATCAA cGCCACCTGTCGACGGCCCATCCGAGGGGCAGCCGGCAGGCCCCTAAAGTCTGGTGACCTGTGGACAGATGAGACCCTCCTGCGCTCCTCTCACTCTTCCTACACAGAGAGCCGCACCGCCACCGTCCACAGAGTCCCCACCCTGCCCCCCTCTACCAGCCTGTTAACGTCAGTGGCACCCCCTGCTGGAAAGGCCATAGCACCACCCCATGGCCTGCCTGTCTGGCTGAAGCTGCTGCTCCTCGGCATTGTAGCTGGCTTCATATTCTTCATCTACCAGACCATGGAGACCAACGCTATGGCCCCCTTCGGAGGGTCCTCAGATTCCATGCAGACCAGTGGCAGTGAGGTCCGCAAGTGA
- the LOC112214406 gene encoding lamina-associated polypeptide 2, isoforms beta/gamma isoform X5, giving the protein MPEYLEDPSVLTKDKLKSELLANNVALPTGDQRKDVYVRLYLKNLTVQNNKILSTDAFSSDEELLVPVVSNKSRSGRKATRKTDKPRPEDLDVTELTSEGLKDELLKYGINVGPIVASTRKLYERRLQKLLDQGPPETVALPVVITQVDSNHNGNSDSDRYSDKEEEVTTEPEPVPVPMVEKPVRSRGKTPVTTRTRSSQHNRDVSELSAGEGVLHPPREAKTKAPLLLEVLKEPKPILAEKPSSKSTPLLHGLAHAQSTRTIHQVVLTARAESPSPRLTQLCCEEDGGLPLTLTTKAPSSELNTLLNTALLEDPAPSIHAPVGQSIRPLKQWPLGVPQEVRPLQVANSSPLPRLSGNDPLASFTVRPQDQRKSKNDLEPKWKQQKNTPFLSSVTPVRGQDSVSSSISKEPWVEKIAAGEQTPNRVDEKNILKEMFPYETNTPTGINATCRRPIRGAAGRPLKSGDLWTDETLLRSSHSSYTESRTATVHRVPTLPPSTSLLTSVAPPAGKAIAPPHGLPVWLKLLLLGIVAGFIFFIYQTMETNAMAPFGGSSDSMQTSGSEVRK; this is encoded by the exons ATGCCGGAATATCTGGAGGACCCCTCTGTTCTCACCAAAGATAAACTCAAGAGCGAGCTTTTGGCCAACAATGTTGCTCTCCCAACCGGAGACCAGCGAAAGGACGTTTATGTGCGTCTGTATCTGAAAAACTTGACCGTGCAGAACAACAAGATCCTATCTACAGACGCCTTCTCCAGCGACGAGGAGTTGCTTGTCCCGGTAGTGTCAAACAAAAGTCGCTCGGGCAGG AAAGCCACGAGGAAAACAGACAAGCCTCGGCCAGAGGACCTGGATGTGACTGAGCTGACCAGTGAGGGCCTGAAGGATGAGTTGCTCAAATATGGAATCAACGTAGGACCCATCGTGG CCTCAACCCGTAAGCTGTATGAGAGAAGGCTCCAGAAGCTGTTGGACCAGGGTCCTCCTGAGACCGTGGCTTTACCGGTGGTCATCACTCAGGTAGACAGCAACCACAACGGCAACTCTGACTCAGACCGTTACAGCGACAAGGAAGAAG AGGTGACTACAGAACCAGAGCCTGTCCCAGTCCCCATGGTGGAGAAACCTGTCAGAAGCAGAGGGAAGACCCCAGTCACCACCAGGACCCGCAGCAGCCAGCACAACCGG GATGTCTCTGAGCTATCAGCTGGTGAGGGAGTTCTTCACCCTCCAAGAGAGGCAAAGACCAAGGCACCTCTGCTTCTG GAAGTCCTTAAGGAACCTAAGCCTATATTGGCAGAGAAGCCAAGCTCTAAGTCCACTCCCTTACTGCATGGCCTAGCCCATGCCCAGTCCACTCGGACTATCCATCAGGTTGTCCTAACAGCCAGGGCCGAGTCTCCATCACCCAGACTGACTCAG CTGTGCTGTGAGGAGGATGGTGGTCTTCCTCTCACTCTGACTACGAAAGCTCCCAGTAGTGAGCTAAACACCCTACTCAATACAGCTCTTTTAGAG GATCCTGCACCAAGTATCCATGCTCCAGTAGGACAGAGCATAAGACCCCTGAAACAATGGCCTCTG GGGGTACCACAGGAAGTCCGCCCGCTCCAAGTAGCCAACTCTTCCCCACTACCTCGTTTGTCTGGAAATGACCCCTTGGCCTCCTTCACCGTCAGGCCT CAGGATCAGCGTAAGTCTAAAAATGACCTCGAACCTAAGTGGAaacagcagaaaaacacccccttcctctcctctgtgaccCCAGTGAGGGGGCAGGACAGTGTCTCCTCGAGTATCTCTAAGGAGCCATGG GTGGAGAAGATAGCAGCTGGTGAGCAGACACCCAACAGGGTGGATGAGAAGAATATCCTGAAGGAGATGTTCCCCTACGAGACCAACACTCCAACAGGAATCAA cGCCACCTGTCGACGGCCCATCCGAGGGGCAGCCGGCAGGCCCCTAAAGTCTGGTGACCTGTGGACAGATGAGACCCTCCTGCGCTCCTCTCACTCTTCCTACACAGAGAGCCGCACCGCCACCGTCCACAGAGTCCCCACCCTGCCCCCCTCTACCAGCCTGTTAACGTCAGTGGCACCCCCTGCTGGAAAGGCCATAGCACCACCCCATGGCCTGCCTGTCTGGCTGAAGCTGCTGCTCCTCGGCATTGTAGCTGGCTTCATATTCTTCATCTACCAGACCATGGAGACCAACGCTATGGCCCCCTTCGGAGGGTCCTCAGATTCCATGCAGACCAGTGGCAGTGAGGTCCGCAAGTGA
- the LOC112214406 gene encoding lamina-associated polypeptide 2 isoform X6, with protein sequence MPEYLEDPSVLTKDKLKSELLANNVALPTGDQRKDVYVRLYLKNLTVQNNKILSTDAFSSDEELLVPVVSNKSRSGRKATRKTDKPRPEDLDVTELTSEGLKDELLKYGINVGPIVASTRKLYERRLQKLLDQGPPETVALPVVITQVDSNHNGNSDSDRYSDKEEEVTTEPEPVPVPMVEKPVRSRGKTPVTTRTRSSQHNRLCCEEDGGLPLTLTTKAPSSELNTLLNTALLEDPAPSIHAPVGQSIRPLKQWPLGVPQEVRPLQVANSSPLPRLSGNDPLASFTVRPQDQRKSKNDLEPKWKQQKNTPFLSSVTPVRGQDSVSSSISKEPWVEKIAAGEQTPNRVDEKNILKEMFPYETNTPTGINATCRRPIRGAAGRPLKSGDLWTDETLLRSSHSSYTESRTATVHRVPTLPPSTSLLTSVAPPAGKAIAPPHGLPVWLKLLLLGIVAGFIFFIYQTMETNAMAPFGGSSDSMQTSGSEVRK encoded by the exons ATGCCGGAATATCTGGAGGACCCCTCTGTTCTCACCAAAGATAAACTCAAGAGCGAGCTTTTGGCCAACAATGTTGCTCTCCCAACCGGAGACCAGCGAAAGGACGTTTATGTGCGTCTGTATCTGAAAAACTTGACCGTGCAGAACAACAAGATCCTATCTACAGACGCCTTCTCCAGCGACGAGGAGTTGCTTGTCCCGGTAGTGTCAAACAAAAGTCGCTCGGGCAGG AAAGCCACGAGGAAAACAGACAAGCCTCGGCCAGAGGACCTGGATGTGACTGAGCTGACCAGTGAGGGCCTGAAGGATGAGTTGCTCAAATATGGAATCAACGTAGGACCCATCGTGG CCTCAACCCGTAAGCTGTATGAGAGAAGGCTCCAGAAGCTGTTGGACCAGGGTCCTCCTGAGACCGTGGCTTTACCGGTGGTCATCACTCAGGTAGACAGCAACCACAACGGCAACTCTGACTCAGACCGTTACAGCGACAAGGAAGAAG AGGTGACTACAGAACCAGAGCCTGTCCCAGTCCCCATGGTGGAGAAACCTGTCAGAAGCAGAGGGAAGACCCCAGTCACCACCAGGACCCGCAGCAGCCAGCACAACCGG CTGTGCTGTGAGGAGGATGGTGGTCTTCCTCTCACTCTGACTACGAAAGCTCCCAGTAGTGAGCTAAACACCCTACTCAATACAGCTCTTTTAGAG GATCCTGCACCAAGTATCCATGCTCCAGTAGGACAGAGCATAAGACCCCTGAAACAATGGCCTCTG GGGGTACCACAGGAAGTCCGCCCGCTCCAAGTAGCCAACTCTTCCCCACTACCTCGTTTGTCTGGAAATGACCCCTTGGCCTCCTTCACCGTCAGGCCT CAGGATCAGCGTAAGTCTAAAAATGACCTCGAACCTAAGTGGAaacagcagaaaaacacccccttcctctcctctgtgaccCCAGTGAGGGGGCAGGACAGTGTCTCCTCGAGTATCTCTAAGGAGCCATGG GTGGAGAAGATAGCAGCTGGTGAGCAGACACCCAACAGGGTGGATGAGAAGAATATCCTGAAGGAGATGTTCCCCTACGAGACCAACACTCCAACAGGAATCAA cGCCACCTGTCGACGGCCCATCCGAGGGGCAGCCGGCAGGCCCCTAAAGTCTGGTGACCTGTGGACAGATGAGACCCTCCTGCGCTCCTCTCACTCTTCCTACACAGAGAGCCGCACCGCCACCGTCCACAGAGTCCCCACCCTGCCCCCCTCTACCAGCCTGTTAACGTCAGTGGCACCCCCTGCTGGAAAGGCCATAGCACCACCCCATGGCCTGCCTGTCTGGCTGAAGCTGCTGCTCCTCGGCATTGTAGCTGGCTTCATATTCTTCATCTACCAGACCATGGAGACCAACGCTATGGCCCCCTTCGGAGGGTCCTCAGATTCCATGCAGACCAGTGGCAGTGAGGTCCGCAAGTGA